In the Paraburkholderia acidisoli genome, one interval contains:
- a CDS encoding LysR family transcriptional regulator, with protein sequence MSERVDRLEAMEMLVTAVDGGSLSAAARQLKTPVSTLTRKVADLEALLGTRLLIRTTRKLTLTDTGMAYVAAARRILDLVRDQEHEATGEFATARGELVVTAPVQLGRLHVLPIINQFLAQYPDITVRLLLSDRNVDLTDAHADLAVRIGELPDSNLIATRIGALRPVVCASPAFLADRAPPREPDDLVKYPCVVFNSPYLSPWRFRLPATKKTYLLEVKPRLEVTAPDAAVSAAVDNAGITFVFEHDADEAVRGGQLEILLPQFEIEPVPVHLVHVSRNLMAVKLRHFIDFAAPRLRESLARFGKRKRS encoded by the coding sequence GTGAGCGAACGCGTGGACCGACTCGAAGCCATGGAAATGCTGGTGACCGCCGTGGATGGCGGCAGCCTTTCGGCCGCCGCGCGGCAACTGAAAACACCGGTCAGCACGCTCACGCGCAAGGTCGCCGACCTCGAAGCGCTGCTCGGCACGCGCCTGCTGATCCGCACCACGCGCAAGCTGACTTTGACCGATACCGGCATGGCCTATGTCGCGGCGGCGCGGCGCATTCTCGACCTCGTGCGTGATCAGGAGCACGAAGCCACCGGCGAATTCGCCACCGCACGCGGCGAACTGGTCGTGACCGCGCCCGTGCAACTGGGGCGCCTGCATGTCCTGCCCATCATCAACCAGTTTCTCGCGCAGTATCCGGACATTACCGTGCGGCTGCTGCTGTCCGATCGCAACGTCGACCTGACCGACGCGCATGCGGATCTCGCGGTGCGTATCGGCGAGTTGCCCGACAGCAATCTGATCGCCACGCGCATCGGCGCATTGCGGCCCGTCGTGTGCGCGAGCCCGGCTTTTCTCGCCGACCGCGCGCCGCCGCGCGAACCCGACGACCTCGTGAAGTATCCGTGCGTGGTGTTCAACAGCCCGTATCTTTCGCCGTGGCGCTTCCGGCTGCCCGCGACGAAGAAAACCTATCTGCTCGAAGTGAAGCCGCGGCTCGAGGTCACCGCGCCCGACGCCGCCGTGAGCGCCGCCGTGGACAACGCGGGCATCACCTTCGTGTTCGAGCACGACGCCGACGAAGCGGTACGCGGCGGCCAGCTCGAGATTCTGCTGCCGCAGTTCGAGATCGAGCCCGTGCCCGTTCATCTCGTGCATGTCTCGCGCAACCTCATGGCCGTCAAACTGCGCCATTTCATCGACTTCGCGGCGCCCCGGCTGCGCGAATCGCTTGCGCGGTTCGGCAAGCGCAAGCGGTCCTAG
- a CDS encoding NmrA family NAD(P)-binding protein, with protein sequence MVDQRENKVDEGANHGVQRVLVFGATGQQGGAVAAALLAKGWPVRALVRDAKSAKAQALAARGSRRGRGRGRLLERRRVAGGHAWR encoded by the coding sequence ATGGTCGATCAGCGTGAAAACAAGGTGGATGAGGGCGCGAATCACGGCGTGCAACGCGTGCTGGTGTTCGGCGCAACGGGACAGCAAGGCGGCGCGGTCGCGGCGGCGTTGCTCGCGAAAGGCTGGCCCGTGCGGGCGCTCGTGCGCGACGCAAAGAGCGCGAAGGCGCAGGCGCTCGCGGCTCGCGGCTCGCGCCGTGGACGTGGTAGAGGGCGACTTCTCGAACGCCGACGCGTTGCAGGCGGCCATGCGTGGCGTTGA
- a CDS encoding efflux RND transporter periplasmic adaptor subunit gives MNTPAEEVALEVPTAERPVPPRPVRWVGKGVAAVVVVAVAATAFHLHRSGATAVVTPPPPSVAVSTPLQRNIEGRLGFLGQFSPVNRVELRAQVGGTLTQIHFKDGDVVHKGDLLFEIDPEPYQIKLSEATAALEAANARLALATRELSRAQELQRSEAGTVENVDQKVAEQRAAQAAVDSANALVRDARFDLDRCRIVAPFTGRIGTHLVSTGNLVSGSRAGSGPTTLLATLVSLDPIYLDFDISENDYAAFQRSRDNRGGPLADAVAVSPTGDSGFSRSGTLNFIDNTLDRSSGTIHARATIPNADLALTPGGFARIRLATTAPQPALLVPDAAVLEDQTDHMVYVVGQDDVVTPRKVEVGDLRGGLRVIKSGLAPSDRIVIDGIPAVHPGAKIAPHAGVIPFSPAQGDAGAKS, from the coding sequence ATGAATACTCCAGCCGAAGAAGTCGCGCTCGAAGTGCCGACCGCCGAGCGTCCCGTTCCGCCTCGACCCGTTCGCTGGGTCGGCAAAGGCGTGGCCGCCGTGGTCGTGGTCGCCGTGGCGGCAACCGCGTTTCATCTGCACCGTTCGGGCGCGACGGCCGTGGTCACGCCGCCGCCGCCCTCGGTGGCCGTGAGCACGCCGTTGCAACGCAATATTGAAGGACGGCTCGGCTTTCTCGGCCAGTTCTCGCCCGTGAATCGCGTGGAATTGCGCGCGCAAGTGGGCGGCACGCTCACGCAGATCCACTTCAAGGACGGCGATGTCGTGCACAAGGGCGATCTGCTGTTCGAGATCGATCCCGAGCCGTATCAGATCAAACTGAGCGAGGCGACGGCCGCGCTCGAAGCGGCCAATGCGCGCCTCGCGCTCGCCACGCGCGAACTCTCGCGGGCCCAGGAACTGCAACGCTCCGAAGCGGGCACGGTCGAGAACGTCGATCAGAAGGTGGCCGAGCAACGCGCGGCGCAAGCCGCCGTCGACAGCGCCAATGCGCTGGTGCGCGACGCGCGCTTCGACCTGGATCGCTGCCGGATCGTGGCGCCGTTCACCGGCCGGATCGGTACGCATCTCGTTTCCACCGGCAATCTGGTCTCGGGCAGCCGCGCGGGCAGCGGCCCGACCACGCTGCTCGCCACGCTCGTGTCGCTCGACCCGATCTATCTCGACTTCGACATCAGCGAAAACGACTACGCGGCGTTTCAACGTTCGCGCGACAACCGCGGTGGACCGCTCGCGGACGCGGTGGCCGTCTCGCCCACCGGCGACAGCGGCTTCTCGCGCAGCGGCACGCTCAATTTCATCGACAACACCCTGGACCGTTCGAGCGGCACGATTCACGCGCGCGCCACGATCCCGAACGCCGATCTCGCGCTGACGCCCGGCGGTTTCGCGCGCATCCGGCTCGCCACGACCGCGCCGCAACCCGCCTTGCTCGTCCCCGACGCAGCCGTGCTCGAGGATCAGACCGATCACATGGTGTACGTGGTCGGGCAAGACGACGTCGTCACCCCGCGCAAGGTGGAGGTGGGCGATCTGCGCGGCGGTCTGCGCGTCATCAAGTCCGGGCTGGCGCCGAGCGATCGCATCGTGATCGACGGCATTCCGGCTGTGCATCCCGGCGCGAAGATTGCCCCGCACGCCGGCGTTATCCCGTTCTCGCCGGCACAAGGCGACGCAGGAGCGAAGTCATGA
- a CDS encoding DUF1993 domain-containing protein, translated as MYAQAMAQCVQAVRTLETYLDKAERFANTKQFDVGVLLTTRLAPDMAGLLYQIQSACDYLKGGAAWLSGQEPPRHEDNEQTLAEARARIRKTLAFAESVTADHYANAASRIVKVSWVPGKLRGETYLLQIVIPNIYFHVSMAYAILRANGVDLTKRDFIGPVDSFDV; from the coding sequence ATGTATGCACAAGCCATGGCGCAATGCGTGCAGGCCGTTCGCACGCTGGAGACGTATCTCGACAAGGCCGAGCGCTTTGCGAACACGAAACAGTTCGACGTGGGCGTGCTGCTGACGACGCGCCTCGCGCCCGACATGGCCGGCCTGCTCTATCAGATACAGAGCGCGTGCGACTATCTGAAGGGCGGCGCGGCGTGGCTCTCCGGACAAGAGCCGCCGCGCCACGAAGACAACGAGCAGACGCTCGCCGAGGCACGGGCGCGCATCCGCAAGACCCTTGCGTTCGCCGAAAGCGTAACGGCCGACCACTACGCCAATGCCGCCAGCCGGATCGTGAAGGTATCGTGGGTGCCGGGCAAACTGCGCGGCGAAACCTACCTGCTGCAGATCGTGATTCCGAACATCTACTTCCACGTGTCGATGGCGTACGCGATCTTGCGCGCGAATGGCGTCGACCTCACGAAGCGCGACTTCATCGGCCCGGTGGATTCGTTCGATGTGTGA
- a CDS encoding efflux RND transporter permease subunit, translating into MKLTHFFIEHPRFAAVLNIFAVLVGLATMLSLPVAQYPNIVPTTIQITTSYPGASADTIARTVATPIEQSVNGVENMDYISSQSTSNGQLTITVIFKVGTDPNAALLLTRSRVEDTLSRLPVEVQAQGVQVKKTIQALLLGVHVYSPDGSRSPEYLSNYMLKVRDQIARLPGVSDFQLFGERQYAMRIWIDPDKAASYRISASEILAALRAQNAAVSAGVLNQPPVSHNGTGAYQINVDALGRLSTPEQFGDVVVKSDAQGRVTRIRDIGRVELGSVDYGSKAYADRYASTPWFVIATPDANVVKVEHEVWDKMAELKKSFPSGVDYIKIYDPTTFVSQSIHEVAKTIFIAVLLVVGVVYLFLQNWRATLIPVVAIPVSLVGTFTILSLFGASINNLSLFGLVLAVGIVVDDAIVVVENVERNMALGMSPREAAHRTMDEVSTAIIAIALTLCAVFGPTALMSGISGLFFKQFAITIAASTVISCFVSLTLSPALCAVLLKPHSADKAHGGATALGRLHDAVFGRFNTSFDWLSSRYGKMTGRAVRATTVMLVVYAGLIAATGVQMSRMPTGFIPDQDIGYQAVIAFLPPGASLERTDKVIREINDIVLTTPGMQGVTHTSPVAGFDVTTGTIAPNVGTLFYGLPSLYGKHVPGVNAASMLVELRKRVATVKDAVVVVVNPPPVQGLGAAGGFKLMLEDRAGLGPQALADAAHTLVAAANKDKVFGGVFTLYNAGAPSVYADVDRLKAEKIGLTPTDVFSTMELYLGSQYVNDFNFMGRTYQVRVQGDEAFRRTPEDIGRLKVRNATGDMVPISSVATFENTTQPYRVPRYNMYPAAEIMGAAGPGYSSGEAIAHMEQLAAQVLPNGIAYEWTDLAHQQKGQTMSPLVIFAASALFVFLVLAAQYESWKTPLAIVLIVPMCLLAAAIGLNLRGMPIDILAQIGFVVLVGLAAKNAILIVEFAKQRQEEDGVSAEDAATHAAHVRLRPILMTSFAFIAGVAPLAIASGAGSEMRQSLGTTVFFGMLGVTLFGLAFTPALYAFVRKLGLKDAPALPRKLSSGEAK; encoded by the coding sequence ATGAAACTCACGCACTTCTTTATCGAGCATCCGCGCTTTGCCGCCGTGCTGAATATTTTCGCGGTGCTCGTCGGTCTCGCGACCATGCTGTCGTTGCCCGTGGCGCAGTATCCGAACATCGTGCCCACGACCATCCAGATCACGACGTCGTATCCGGGCGCCTCGGCGGACACCATCGCGCGCACGGTCGCCACGCCCATCGAGCAGTCGGTCAACGGCGTCGAAAACATGGACTACATTTCGAGCCAGTCCACCAGCAATGGCCAGTTGACGATCACGGTCATCTTCAAGGTGGGCACCGACCCGAACGCGGCGCTGCTGCTCACGCGCAGCCGCGTGGAAGACACGCTCTCGCGCCTGCCCGTGGAAGTGCAGGCGCAGGGCGTGCAGGTGAAAAAGACCATCCAGGCGCTGCTGCTCGGCGTGCACGTGTATTCGCCCGACGGCTCGCGCAGCCCTGAATATCTGTCGAATTACATGCTCAAGGTGCGCGACCAGATCGCGCGCTTGCCGGGCGTGTCGGACTTTCAATTGTTCGGCGAGCGGCAGTACGCCATGCGCATCTGGATCGATCCGGACAAGGCGGCGTCGTACCGCATCAGCGCGAGCGAGATTCTCGCCGCGTTGCGCGCGCAGAACGCCGCCGTCTCGGCGGGCGTGCTCAATCAGCCGCCGGTCTCGCACAACGGCACGGGCGCGTATCAGATCAACGTGGATGCGCTGGGCCGTCTTTCCACGCCCGAGCAGTTCGGCGACGTGGTGGTGAAGTCGGACGCGCAAGGGCGGGTCACGCGCATTCGCGACATTGGCCGCGTGGAACTGGGCTCGGTGGACTACGGCTCGAAGGCGTACGCCGACCGCTACGCGTCCACGCCGTGGTTCGTGATCGCCACGCCCGACGCGAACGTGGTGAAGGTCGAGCATGAGGTGTGGGACAAGATGGCCGAGCTGAAGAAGAGTTTTCCGTCCGGCGTCGACTACATCAAGATCTACGACCCCACCACCTTCGTTTCGCAGTCGATCCACGAGGTGGCCAAGACCATCTTCATCGCGGTGCTGCTCGTTGTGGGCGTGGTGTATCTGTTCCTGCAGAACTGGCGCGCAACCCTCATTCCGGTGGTGGCGATTCCCGTGTCGCTGGTGGGCACCTTCACGATCCTCTCGTTGTTCGGCGCGTCGATCAACAATCTCTCGTTGTTCGGGCTCGTGCTCGCGGTGGGGATCGTGGTGGACGACGCGATCGTGGTGGTCGAGAACGTCGAGCGCAACATGGCGCTTGGCATGTCGCCGCGCGAGGCTGCGCATCGCACGATGGACGAAGTGTCGACGGCCATCATCGCCATCGCGCTCACGCTGTGCGCCGTGTTCGGGCCCACCGCGTTGATGTCAGGCATCTCGGGTCTGTTCTTCAAGCAATTCGCGATCACGATCGCGGCGTCCACGGTCATCTCGTGCTTCGTCTCGCTCACGCTGAGCCCGGCGCTGTGCGCGGTGCTGCTCAAGCCGCATTCCGCCGATAAGGCCCACGGCGGTGCGACCGCGCTCGGCCGCCTGCACGACGCCGTGTTCGGCCGCTTCAACACCTCGTTCGACTGGCTCTCCTCGCGCTACGGCAAGATGACGGGCCGCGCGGTGCGCGCCACGACCGTGATGCTGGTCGTCTACGCCGGTTTGATCGCCGCCACGGGCGTGCAGATGTCGAGAATGCCCACGGGCTTCATCCCCGATCAGGACATCGGTTATCAAGCCGTGATCGCGTTCCTGCCGCCGGGCGCGAGCCTCGAGCGCACCGACAAGGTGATTCGCGAAATCAACGACATCGTGCTCACCACGCCGGGTATGCAAGGCGTGACGCACACCTCGCCCGTGGCCGGTTTCGACGTGACGACGGGCACCATCGCGCCGAACGTGGGCACGCTGTTCTACGGCTTGCCTTCGCTGTACGGCAAGCACGTGCCGGGCGTGAATGCGGCGTCGATGCTGGTCGAACTGCGCAAGCGCGTGGCCACGGTCAAGGACGCCGTGGTCGTGGTGGTGAATCCGCCGCCCGTGCAGGGCCTGGGCGCGGCGGGCGGTTTCAAGCTGATGCTCGAAGACCGCGCCGGACTCGGTCCGCAGGCGCTCGCCGACGCGGCCCACACGCTCGTGGCGGCGGCCAACAAGGACAAGGTGTTCGGCGGCGTCTTCACGCTGTACAACGCGGGCGCGCCCTCGGTCTATGCCGACGTGGATCGCCTCAAGGCGGAGAAGATCGGCCTCACGCCCACCGACGTGTTTTCGACCATGGAGCTGTATCTCGGCTCGCAGTACGTGAACGACTTCAACTTCATGGGCCGCACCTACCAGGTGCGCGTGCAGGGCGACGAAGCGTTCCGCCGCACGCCGGAAGATATTGGCCGCCTCAAGGTGCGCAACGCCACGGGCGACATGGTGCCGATCAGCAGCGTGGCGACGTTCGAGAACACCACGCAGCCGTATCGCGTGCCGCGCTACAACATGTACCCCGCCGCCGAGATCATGGGCGCGGCCGGTCCCGGCTACTCCTCGGGCGAAGCCATCGCGCATATGGAGCAGCTTGCCGCGCAGGTGCTGCCGAACGGCATTGCGTACGAATGGACCGACCTCGCGCATCAGCAGAAGGGGCAGACCATGTCGCCGCTCGTGATCTTCGCGGCGTCCGCGCTGTTCGTGTTCCTCGTGCTCGCCGCGCAGTACGAAAGCTGGAAGACGCCGCTCGCCATCGTGCTGATCGTGCCGATGTGTCTGCTCGCGGCGGCCATTGGCCTGAACCTGCGCGGCATGCCGATCGACATCCTCGCGCAGATCGGGTTCGTGGTGCTCGTGGGGCTGGCTGCGAAGAACGCCATTCTGATCGTCGAATTCGCGAAGCAACGTCAGGAGGAAGACGGCGTGAGCGCCGAGGACGCGGCCACGCATGCGGCGCACGTGCGGCTGCGCCCGATCCTGATGACGTCGTTTGCCTTCATCGCGGGCGTGGCGCCGCTCGCCATCGCCAGCGGCGCGGGCTCGGAAATGCGGCAGTCGCTCGGCACCACGGTGTTCTTCGGCATGCTCGGCGTGACGCTCTTCGGGCTCGCGTTCACGCCGGCGCTCTACGCCTTCGTGCGCAAGCTCGGCCTCAAGGACGCGCCCGCGTTGCCCCGCAAACTCAGCAGTGGAGAAGCGAAATGA
- a CDS encoding winged helix-turn-helix transcriptional regulator, with protein MRFIMYRKRFDGMDCSIARALDEVGEWWTLLIVRECTQGSRRFDEFQSGLGIARNILTARLERLIELEILERFPIAERANTFGYRLTEKGVDLYPVLVALMQWGDKWLAPNGKPHIQLVDHASGQPVQTVEVRATNGQPLTYQDVRFAAGPGATKKTRSVIENRNERVLGELDGLEGSGESVDSGHES; from the coding sequence ATGCGCTTCATCATGTACAGAAAACGCTTCGATGGAATGGATTGCTCGATCGCTCGCGCCCTCGACGAGGTTGGCGAGTGGTGGACGCTGCTGATCGTCCGCGAATGTACGCAGGGCAGCCGGCGCTTCGACGAGTTCCAGAGCGGACTCGGCATCGCCCGCAATATCCTCACGGCCCGGCTCGAACGCTTGATCGAGCTGGAAATACTCGAGCGCTTCCCGATCGCGGAACGCGCGAACACGTTTGGTTACCGGCTGACGGAAAAAGGCGTGGATCTCTACCCGGTGCTGGTCGCGCTCATGCAATGGGGCGACAAGTGGCTCGCGCCGAACGGCAAGCCGCATATCCAGCTCGTGGACCACGCGAGCGGCCAGCCCGTGCAGACGGTGGAGGTGCGCGCCACGAACGGCCAGCCGCTCACATATCAGGACGTGCGTTTCGCGGCCGGTCCCGGCGCGACGAAAAAAACGCGCAGCGTGATCGAGAATCGCAACGAGCGCGTGCTCGGCGAGTTGGACGGGTTGGAGGGGTCGGGCGAGTCAGTCGACTCGGGCCACGAATCGTGA
- a CDS encoding NmrA family NAD(P)-binding protein — MDVVEGDFSNADALQAAMRGVDGVFSVQPSSGQGAAYNVSDADEIRYGKTVADLAKAAGVKHLVYTSVNAAGAEPTGMGHFDSKAEIEAHIREIGIRYTIVRPAGFMELLMLPGMGLDQGRFTSFLRPEQRGQIIAAQDIGRIVAAIFGNVERYAGQTIEIAGDSVTGASLQASLSRAAGQPIAYSRFPESLLRENAFLGRLADLFDNGRLAGNADIAALGRAFGPLLSFDAWLAGPGKPLFEAALNAEAAPIALR; from the coding sequence GTGGACGTGGTAGAGGGCGACTTCTCGAACGCCGACGCGTTGCAGGCGGCCATGCGTGGCGTTGATGGCGTCTTCAGCGTGCAGCCGAGTTCGGGGCAAGGCGCCGCCTACAACGTGTCCGACGCCGACGAGATCCGCTACGGCAAAACCGTCGCCGATCTGGCGAAGGCCGCCGGTGTAAAACATCTCGTCTATACCTCGGTGAACGCCGCGGGCGCCGAACCAACCGGCATGGGCCACTTCGACAGCAAAGCGGAGATCGAGGCGCATATTCGCGAGATCGGCATACGCTACACGATCGTGCGGCCCGCCGGATTCATGGAATTGCTGATGCTGCCGGGCATGGGCCTCGACCAGGGCAGGTTCACGTCGTTTTTGCGGCCGGAACAGCGCGGCCAGATCATCGCGGCGCAGGACATTGGGCGCATCGTCGCGGCGATTTTCGGCAACGTGGAGCGCTACGCGGGCCAGACGATCGAGATCGCCGGGGACAGCGTCACGGGGGCGAGTTTGCAGGCGAGCCTGAGCCGCGCGGCGGGCCAGCCTATCGCCTACTCCCGCTTTCCCGAGAGCCTGTTGCGGGAGAACGCGTTTCTCGGCCGCCTGGCCGATCTGTTCGACAATGGCCGGCTCGCGGGCAACGCGGATATCGCGGCGCTGGGGCGAGCCTTCGGACCGCTGCTGAGCTTCGACGCCTGGCTCGCGGGTCCGGGCAAGCCGCTGTTCGAAGCCGCGCTCAACGCCGAAGCGGCGCCCATCGCGCTGCGTTAG
- a CDS encoding efflux transporter outer membrane subunit, which yields MNAFLARTAKAVAGGLFVSAFLAACAVGPNYEKPAMPMTSFHNAQRVAERQTALPAPSLDNWWTGFDDPELVKVVQRALDQNLGIQAAIARVTQSRAAAQAAGAQLLPTVDANASYTAEHQSQQSPLGTLASAFPNYSRDQKDYVAGASASWEIDLAGGLRRAHAQATDEEQAAEAAQMGTRVTVAADAADAYLQIRGLQAQLAVTADQVETDAHLLQLVQARKQAGAADEREVAQAEALLRHARASQPDLRVALEAQLNRLDVLMGAQPGTYAAELGAHAGAIPAVPAIGSGDQPLDVLRRRPDIIAAERHLAASNEAIGVAIADYYPKISLAGALGFDSISGSHFLSAKSFQPVGTGALQWRLFDFGKVDAEVKNARGSYAEALAQYREAALKATEDVEDAFMALSQTELRAQELQQEVAALTKARELSEKAYRAGSITLTDVLDADRQQLDARDALDATRADAARAAVRTFRALGGGWAAPQQQVAQTSPVSGEQLPGSAR from the coding sequence ATGAATGCCTTTCTCGCCAGAACCGCGAAGGCCGTCGCGGGTGGCCTGTTCGTGAGCGCCTTTCTTGCGGCGTGCGCCGTGGGGCCGAACTACGAAAAGCCCGCCATGCCGATGACGTCGTTCCACAACGCGCAGCGCGTGGCCGAGCGGCAAACCGCGCTGCCGGCGCCGAGCCTGGACAACTGGTGGACCGGCTTCGACGATCCCGAGCTGGTCAAGGTGGTGCAGCGCGCGCTCGATCAGAACCTGGGCATTCAGGCGGCAATCGCCCGCGTGACGCAATCGCGGGCGGCGGCGCAAGCGGCGGGCGCGCAGTTGCTGCCCACGGTCGACGCCAATGCGTCGTACACGGCGGAGCATCAGAGCCAGCAGAGTCCGCTCGGCACGCTCGCGAGCGCGTTTCCCAACTACAGCCGCGATCAGAAGGACTACGTGGCGGGCGCTTCGGCGAGTTGGGAGATCGACCTCGCGGGCGGCTTGCGCCGTGCGCACGCGCAGGCCACCGACGAAGAACAGGCCGCCGAGGCCGCGCAGATGGGCACGCGCGTCACGGTGGCCGCCGATGCCGCCGACGCCTACCTGCAGATTCGCGGCTTGCAGGCGCAACTGGCCGTGACCGCGGACCAGGTCGAAACCGACGCGCATCTGCTGCAACTCGTGCAGGCGCGCAAGCAGGCGGGCGCGGCCGACGAGCGCGAGGTCGCGCAAGCCGAGGCGCTGCTGCGCCATGCGCGCGCGAGCCAGCCGGATCTGCGCGTGGCGCTCGAAGCGCAACTGAACCGGCTCGACGTGCTGATGGGCGCGCAGCCCGGCACCTACGCGGCCGAACTCGGCGCGCACGCGGGCGCGATTCCCGCGGTGCCCGCCATCGGCAGCGGCGATCAACCGCTCGACGTGCTGCGGCGCCGCCCCGACATCATCGCGGCGGAGCGGCATCTCGCGGCGTCCAACGAAGCGATCGGCGTGGCCATCGCCGACTACTACCCGAAGATTTCGCTCGCGGGCGCGCTGGGCTTCGACAGTATCAGCGGCAGTCACTTCCTGAGCGCGAAATCGTTCCAGCCGGTCGGGACCGGCGCGCTGCAATGGCGTCTGTTCGATTTCGGCAAGGTGGATGCCGAGGTCAAGAACGCGCGCGGGTCCTATGCCGAAGCGCTGGCGCAATACCGCGAGGCGGCGCTCAAGGCCACCGAAGACGTGGAGGACGCGTTCATGGCGCTCTCGCAAACGGAGCTGCGCGCCCAGGAACTCCAGCAGGAAGTGGCGGCGTTGACGAAGGCGCGCGAGCTCTCGGAGAAGGCGTATCGCGCGGGTTCGATCACGCTGACCGACGTGCTCGACGCCGACCGGCAACAGCTCGACGCGCGCGACGCGCTCGACGCCACGCGCGCCGACGCGGCCCGGGCCGCCGTGCGGACCTTCCGCGCGCTCGGCGGCGGCTGGGCGGCGCCGCAGCAGCAGGTCGCGCAGACCTCGCCGGTTTCCGGGGAACAGCTTCCCGGTTCCGCCCGGTAG